The Lycorma delicatula isolate Av1 chromosome 2, ASM4794821v1, whole genome shotgun sequence DNA window gttaGATATGATGCAttgccaaatatttttattaattttaataaaacacagagTTTGATAGAAGTACAGGACGAGAAAAATTACGATACGCATTTAGAAGATAGGTTAGATTTTGaagataattattatgaaattagggCGCAAATGGAagaatattaaaaggaaacatcAGTCTCAGAAACCCAGCACTTCAACTCACATCAATCTTGCGTTATTAACGAAAATAAACTTTCAGTAAAATTTCCAACTATCAGTTTACCTCGTTTTAACGGTACGTACTAAAATTGGATGCCTTATGCAGATGCATTCAAGGTATTGGTTCTTGACAATAAATACGTTAGTCCAATTCAGAAATTCTACTATTTGAATTCTACACTGACACATGAAGCAgctcaattaataaaaaacttagctGTTACTGATGCTAATTACCCGGTTGCTTGGAAATTGTTACAAGACCGATACGAAAACATGAGATTGATTGCATCGGCTCATGttagagaaataattaatattaagttagttAGTAAGGAAGACGCCAACGAATTGCGTCAGTTCATCAATACGGCGATTAGTAATTTTAATGCTCTCAATGTTCTAAATATTCAAACACCAATTCATGAAGTAATTTTAAGTCAACTGTATATAGATAAATTAGATGCAAAAACCAAACGAGAATGGGagttaaaaaattctacataaaattttccATCTCTCCAGCTTCACATCATAGCTCTTCTAATACATATTGTTCGCTCAAATCAAGAGTGCAATCGAATATTCTTCTTTCTACAGCGATTGTTAAGGTCCAAGATAATCAAGGAAGATTACAACCATGTAGATTGCTATTAGATTTAGCTAGCCAATCAAACTTCATTACTGAAAACTGTGTTGAACGTTTAGGTTTAAGAAAAATTCGTCAGTCAGTTCCAATTATGGGTATAAATAATACtcctactaaaataaattatagtgtagacatacaattattttctacttataaCGATTTTAGtgcaaatatttcttgtttaatgttACCACAAATAACTAGC harbors:
- the LOC142319999 gene encoding uncharacterized protein LOC142319999 — encoded protein: MPYADAFKVLVLDNKYVSPIQKFYYLNSTLTHEAAQLIKNLAVTDANYPVAWKLLQDRYENMRLIASAHVREIINIKLVSKEDANELRQFINTAISNFNALNVLNIQTPIHEVILSQLYIDKLDAKTKREWELKNST